Proteins found in one Chloroflexota bacterium genomic segment:
- a CDS encoding glycosyltransferase family 4 protein gives MQELSYHLTTEIGKVRQSKVIAWGGSQLFLPPFLIYALARSIPPLLNRRITLLHLGDVILAPLGLILKRMFRVPVVANVHGLDLVYPHPLYQTLMPYFLTRLDKLVCISHHTKNECLKRGIPDEQCVVIPVGVDINEFAMSKETARRTVERIIRRPLKGVKVLLTVGRLVKRKGISHFVTHILPGIVARRMDVIYLIAGEGPEQAQIIKEIDTHNLHSHVFLLGKVDECTLPALYAAADLFVMPNISIAGDTEGFGIVALEACAAGLGVVASRLEGIQEVIEPGKNGLLLDPTDIAGYVDTILNLLADDAGCQHLGLKARAYVERRFNWPGIAEQYLQVFDEIRNKNNGR, from the coding sequence ATGCAAGAACTGAGCTATCACTTGACCACTGAGATAGGGAAGGTTCGCCAGAGCAAGGTCATCGCCTGGGGGGGATCCCAGCTCTTCTTACCCCCCTTCCTAATTTATGCTCTGGCCAGGAGCATTCCCCCCCTGCTGAATAGGAGGATAACTCTTCTCCATCTGGGCGATGTTATACTGGCACCGTTAGGATTGATCCTCAAGCGCATGTTCAGGGTACCAGTGGTAGCTAACGTGCACGGACTGGACCTTGTCTACCCTCATCCCCTCTACCAAACACTCATGCCCTATTTCTTAACCCGACTGGACAAGTTGGTCTGTATCAGCCATCATACCAAAAATGAATGCCTCAAACGCGGCATCCCTGATGAGCAGTGTGTGGTCATCCCTGTTGGGGTGGACATCAACGAATTCGCTATGTCTAAGGAAACGGCTAGACGGACAGTGGAGAGAATCATCAGACGGCCATTAAAAGGGGTAAAGGTGTTGCTCACCGTAGGAAGGTTGGTCAAACGAAAGGGGATAAGCCACTTTGTGACGCATATCTTGCCTGGCATAGTAGCCAGACGGATGGATGTAATCTACCTTATAGCTGGTGAGGGGCCGGAACAGGCCCAAATAATTAAGGAAATCGATACGCATAACCTGCATTCGCATGTTTTCCTGCTGGGGAAGGTAGATGAGTGTACGCTGCCTGCCTTGTATGCGGCGGCCGATCTCTTTGTTATGCCGAATATATCCATCGCTGGTGATACCGAGGGCTTTGGTATCGTGGCCTTGGAGGCTTGCGCGGCCGGCTTAGGCGTGGTAGCTTCCAGGTTGGAGGGCATTCAGGAAGTTATCGAACCTGGCAAAAATGGCCTCCTGTTAGACCCGACCGACATAGCTGGCTATGTGGACACTATCCTGAATCTCCTGGCAGATGACGCTGGTTGCCAACACTTGGGGCTAAAGGCAAGAGCATACGTAGAACGGCGATTCAACTGGCCTGGCATTGCCGAGCAATATTTGCAGGTCTTTGACGAAATCAGGAACAAGAATAATGGCCGCTGA
- a CDS encoding DNA replication/repair protein RecF produces the protein MYCNYLSLTNFRNYARLDLELPPRVTVVLGGNAQGKSNLLEAIYFLATTKSFRAGSDRELVNWLANTEGTAFARLIARVRRGHIVLNIEILIKEEVPREEPGLGPALISPLRTTVKRIKVNNVTKRAIDIIGEVNVVMFSPQDIDLIQGAPHMRRRYLDVTISQVDPRYVRTLAHYSKVLLQRNYLLRQIRERHGRPEQLLFWDQELVNAGSYLIWQRLAAVASLNSLAHTIHRQLADGESLSIQYRSSLEWSGDEIQSRGMVDSNSDSDLGEDLGRLREAFKQQLDSLQTKEIAYGLSLLGPHRDDLVFLVNERDMNIYGSRGQQRTIALSLKLAETRFMRSMTDEEPILLLDDVMSELDEARRNHVLAIIGPEQQVIITTTDLHHFTPEFLDQAALFRVEQGIVERIAL, from the coding sequence GTGTATTGTAACTATCTTTCGCTGACCAACTTTCGAAACTATGCGCGTTTAGATCTGGAGCTGCCACCACGTGTTACAGTCGTGCTGGGGGGCAATGCTCAAGGGAAAAGCAATCTCTTGGAGGCGATCTACTTCCTGGCCACGACAAAGTCATTCCGAGCCGGTTCAGATCGAGAGCTGGTTAACTGGTTGGCCAATACCGAAGGGACTGCTTTCGCTCGCCTCATTGCCCGTGTACGACGAGGACATATCGTGTTAAATATAGAGATTCTCATTAAAGAGGAAGTTCCCAGGGAGGAACCAGGCCTGGGCCCGGCGCTGATATCTCCGCTCAGAACAACCGTCAAACGCATAAAAGTTAATAATGTGACCAAGCGCGCCATTGACATCATTGGGGAGGTCAATGTGGTTATGTTCTCACCACAGGATATTGATCTTATTCAGGGTGCACCACATATGCGGCGCAGATATCTCGATGTGACCATCTCGCAGGTTGACCCACGCTACGTTCGAACCTTGGCTCACTATAGTAAGGTCTTATTACAACGCAATTATCTTCTCCGGCAGATTCGCGAGCGTCATGGCCGACCAGAGCAATTGCTCTTTTGGGATCAGGAATTGGTAAACGCCGGGTCATACCTGATCTGGCAGCGGTTGGCCGCCGTGGCTAGTCTGAATTCCTTAGCTCATACCATTCATCGACAGCTGGCTGATGGCGAGAGTCTGAGCATACAATATCGGTCCAGCCTGGAATGGTCTGGAGATGAGATTCAGTCGCGGGGGATGGTCGATTCAAACAGTGATAGTGACCTGGGCGAGGATCTAGGCCGACTACGTGAGGCATTCAAGCAGCAGCTAGACTCTTTACAAACAAAGGAGATCGCCTACGGATTGTCCCTCTTGGGACCACATCGCGATGATCTTGTCTTCCTGGTCAACGAGAGGGACATGAACATCTATGGCTCACGAGGACAGCAACGCACGATAGCCTTATCGCTGAAATTAGCTGAGACCCGCTTTATGCGCAGTATGACTGATGAAGAGCCGATTTTGCTGCTGGACGATGTGATGTCAGAGCTGGATGAGGCGAGAAGAAATCATGTTTTAGCCATCATCGGCCCCGAGCAACAGGTGATCATCACCACCACCGATTTGCACCATTTCACCCCGGAGTTCCTGGATCAAGCTGCTCTTTTTCGAGTCGAGCAGGGGATAGTGGAGAGGATAGCTCTATAA
- a CDS encoding glycosyltransferase family 2 protein: MSEKVTVIVVNWNGRDYLETCLSSVLRQSYPNFEILLIDNASTDGSLDLIEERFPQVGVIRNRVNLGFAAANNIGIQQSSSDYIATLNNDTKAEETWLAELVKAARTGPDIGMCASKMLFMHQPAIINSAGIALDRAGIAWDNRGGEEDTPDDSKPYEVFGPCAGAALYRREMLMGIGLFDEDFFAYLEDVDLAWRARLAGWRCLYVPTAKVYHIHSATAREGSSLKTYLLGRNKIWTIIKNYPSPHFWLFWPIIVGYDFGSVLFALFSRRDIRPLQGRLSALTRFAPMWRKRRVVQRNRKISPTAMWHLMYPLERPDRVFKRYGHLRGYEKPEGDGR, from the coding sequence GTGAGCGAGAAGGTTACTGTAATCGTCGTCAACTGGAATGGAAGGGATTATCTCGAGACATGCCTCTCTTCAGTGTTAAGACAAAGCTACCCCAACTTTGAGATACTTCTTATCGATAATGCCTCAACCGATGGCTCGCTGGATCTGATAGAAGAGAGATTTCCTCAGGTGGGGGTGATCAGAAACAGGGTGAACTTAGGTTTTGCAGCGGCCAATAACATTGGTATCCAGCAAAGCAGTAGTGATTACATAGCTACGTTAAACAATGACACGAAAGCCGAGGAGACCTGGCTGGCAGAGCTGGTCAAAGCTGCCAGAACAGGTCCCGATATTGGCATGTGCGCCTCCAAGATGCTTTTTATGCACCAGCCGGCGATCATCAACTCGGCTGGCATCGCCCTGGACCGGGCAGGTATCGCCTGGGATAATCGTGGTGGAGAAGAGGATACACCGGACGATAGCAAGCCATATGAGGTGTTTGGTCCTTGCGCCGGGGCCGCCCTTTATCGCCGCGAGATGCTGATGGGGATCGGCTTATTTGACGAAGATTTCTTCGCCTACCTTGAGGATGTCGATCTGGCTTGGCGGGCGCGCCTGGCCGGCTGGCGCTGCCTGTATGTCCCGACCGCCAAAGTCTACCACATCCATTCAGCCACAGCCCGCGAAGGATCATCGTTGAAGACTTACCTATTAGGACGCAATAAGATTTGGACGATAATTAAGAACTATCCCTCACCTCATTTTTGGCTTTTCTGGCCAATTATCGTGGGTTACGATTTTGGTTCCGTGCTTTTTGCCTTGTTCTCCCGAAGAGATATTCGCCCTTTACAGGGCAGGTTGTCTGCTCTGACTCGCTTTGCTCCTATGTGGCGGAAGCGGAGAGTGGTGCAGCGGAATAGAAAAATATCCCCCACAGCAATGTGGCATTTGATGTATCCTCTGGAAAGGCCAGACAGGGTATTCAAGAGATATGGTCACCTTCGAGGCTATGAGAAACCGGAAGGGGACGGCCGGTGA